The DNA window CTGTGCTGTCTGTCAGCGTGGGGTGTCAGTGAGCAGAAAAGGGAATAACTGCTGTGCTAGTGGGGAACTGACCTCTGGGGAGTGCAGCATTTACTAAACTGCAAAAATGACAAGCTTGAAACatttcacagtgtttttctCACCTTCTGTGGGCTCGTTTcagatgtaaatattttagtgaGAGGCAGTGGTTAGGGCCTGCTGTCAGCTGAGTGGGAGTAGGAGATATTCTTAATTATTCAAAGCTTCTAAGTCTGTCTTAAGATAGTTGTGCagctctctctcctctgtggtgaccagaGAGGACCCAAGGGAGcggctggagctgggacagggcagggtcaggttggatctcagggaaaggttcttcccccagagggtggttgggcactgaccaggctccccagggcagtgggcacggccccaaggctgccagagctccaggagggtttggacaacactctcaggcacaaagtggaattttggggtgtcctttgcagggtcaggggttggattggatgatccttgtgggtcccttccagctcaggactTTTATGATTCTGCCATACAATGGATACAACGATGTTTTGcccttcaaagaaaaaacatatttgttagattttttttttttaaaggatggTTTACCTTGCCTTGCCCTGTCatccttctgctcctctctcaGCTGGGGCACACCAGCCATATGTCACCTGCTGGggtttctttgtcttcctttggCAACTTGTCTGTGTGatattcctgctgcttctcGGCACGTTCACGTTACGTTGCCTGTTCCAGACAGGTGCAAGTTGCATCTGTCGTTGGTTGTGTCGCTGCACCCACGTTTAAAGCTAAACAtagctgctccctggcagttTGCTGACTAGAGATAGGTATTGTGTCCTTTCTGAGTGTTTGGCTCTCTAGGGTTTCCCTTTATGGATTCAAAAGCACGTTGCGTCCGTGCAAGTGCTGTTTCAGTGAGTTGCTTTCTCTTTGTGTACCTTTTTATAACTGTGCTTGTAACTTAATTTAATCCAGCATTTTATATTTGTTCCCAATAAATGCCAAACACATTGGTGTTAgtgattttgttttatgttgGTGTAGCTTTTGTTCTTAGTCTGTGCTTTAAAAGATAAActaaagtcctttttttttcctctgtctgtaGGTTTCTATCAACAAACTCATGATGAAGGATCAGTCTCTGCCTGGAAATCAGGTCAAAGTGGAGCAGTTATTTGAGGACTCTGGCAACAAAAGGAGCAGTTCTCTCCAGTGTGCAGGAGTTTCTGGTTTAGAAAGACCTCTCCCTTCCTTGTCAAAAGATAAAATCGTAGACAACGTAAGCTCTTCTAGAActggtggcagagcactgagaTGTCTTTCCCAAGCTCCAGAGCAGGCTGTCAAACAGTACAGGCACCAGTTATCTGCTTATGAGCAGCAagagatatttaatttttctgagattTACTTTGTGGGTCCAGCTGCAAAAAAGAGACAAGGAGTCATCGGCGGCCCCAACAACGGCGGCTACGACGACGACCAAGGCAGCTACATCCACGTGCCCCATGACCACCTTGCCTACAGGTATGAAGTGCTCAAAATCATTGGCAAGGGCAGTTTTGGACAAGTTGCCAAAGTCTACGATCACAAACTCCACCAACACTTGGCCTTAAAGATGGTTCGTAACGAGAAGAGGTTCCATCGCCAAGCGGCAGAGGAAATCCGGATCCTGGAGCACCTGAAGAAGCAGGATAAAACAGACACTATGAATGTCATTCACATGCTGGAAAGCTTCACCTTTAGGAACCACATCTGTATGACCTTCGAGCTCTTGAGTGTGAACCTGTATGAGCTGATTAAAAAGAATAAGTTTCAGGGCTTCGGTCTCCAGCTGGTGCGGAAGTTTGCTCACTCCATCCTGCAGTGTTTGGCTGCTCTTTACAGGAACAGAATCATCCACTGTGACTTGAAGCCAGAAAACATCCTCCTAAAGCAGTACGGGAGGAGTGCAATCAAGGTTATAGATTTTGGGTCCAGCTGTTTTGAGCACCAAAGAGTCTACACGTACATCCAGTCTCGATTCTATCGGGCGCCAGAGGTGATCCTGGGAAGCCGCTACGGGTTGCCCATAGACATGTGGAGTTTTGGCTGTATCCTGGTGGAGCTTTTGACTGGGTACCCTCTTTTTCCTGGGGAGGATGAGGCAGACCAGCTGGCCTGTATGATGGAACTTCTTGGAATGCCACCCCAGAAGCTTTTGGATCAGTCCAAGCGAGCCAAGAACTTCATCAACTCCAAGGGTCACCCTCGCTACTGCACCGTGACGACGCACGCGGACGGCAAAGTGACCCTGAACGGGAGCCGCTCGCGCCGGGGGAAAGTTCGGGAAGCTCCAGGGAACAAGGACTGGGTGACAGCACTGAAGGGCTGTGATGACCCCTTGTTTATAGACTTCCTGAAGGAATGCCTCAGCTGGGATCCCGCCGCACGCATGACCCCGGGCCAGGCTCTGCGGCACCCCTGGATTTGTAAACGAGCGCCCAAACCGCCCCCTTTGGATAGAACCACCAACAGGAGGGTCCCCAGCTACACAAGTTCTTTCCAAGGGACGGGTTCCAGGCTGCCTTCCGTGGTTGCAGGAGCCAACAAGCTGAGGGCTAACTTGGGATCTGACTCTGGTAGCAATATTCCTCTCTGTTCCGTGCTCCCCAAGCTGGTCAGCTAGTGGGGAATGCTGGATTTCCGGAACACGCCCCTCGTGTTCTGACTCTCTGTTCACGACGTGCaaggaaattaaatgcagaGGTTTTTAATGGAGTTACTTTTTGTTAGGGGCTACATCTTGAATTTTCAGAGATCAGTCAAAATGTTCACATTTAAAGGGCTAACTTTTATCCAGTTGCTTCACTCACACCGTGGGGGATATTCCATTCCTGGGGAGGTCAGCTCAGCTGGTGGGTACAAGGACAGCGTGGCAGAtgtgctgtttaaaaatgttgttttagAAATCAAGCTATTTCTTATCATGGTTTAACAGACTCTTTTGCTTAAGACAGAAAAGGAACTTGATTTCAACTACATATTTTCAGTTATCTCCAACTGAGCTCTTTTTATTCTGGGGAGAGTTTTTACATCTCTTGTCAAAAGCACAAGTGCATTAATGCAATGCATTAGGAACTTGCAAATTGCTAAAGTTTtaaggattttatttctctgcactgttttttttcccttatctatcctgagattttaaaaaaaatgccacGAGATGTAGATACCAAAAAAGGAATTTGTtgttggaaaggaaaacacttaGATGATAAAATTTCAAAGGAGCGTAGAAATGCCATGAACCACAAGATATAGCTAAATAAAACTATGAATTTCTGTAACACTTGCTGTTTCCCATAAAAGTCTGTGGGAATTG is part of the Chiroxiphia lanceolata isolate bChiLan1 chromosome 25, bChiLan1.pri, whole genome shotgun sequence genome and encodes:
- the DYRK3 gene encoding dual specificity tyrosine-phosphorylation-regulated kinase 3 — its product is MLLGRKLEGPLGAGRFGDGLYDSYMRIDDLRYQEPSNEERSASGPSSLPRPQVSINKLMMKDQSLPGNQVKVEQLFEDSGNKRSSSLQCAGVSGLERPLPSLSKDKIVDNVSSSRTGGRALRCLSQAPEQAVKQYRHQLSAYEQQEIFNFSEIYFVGPAAKKRQGVIGGPNNGGYDDDQGSYIHVPHDHLAYRYEVLKIIGKGSFGQVAKVYDHKLHQHLALKMVRNEKRFHRQAAEEIRILEHLKKQDKTDTMNVIHMLESFTFRNHICMTFELLSVNLYELIKKNKFQGFGLQLVRKFAHSILQCLAALYRNRIIHCDLKPENILLKQYGRSAIKVIDFGSSCFEHQRVYTYIQSRFYRAPEVILGSRYGLPIDMWSFGCILVELLTGYPLFPGEDEADQLACMMELLGMPPQKLLDQSKRAKNFINSKGHPRYCTVTTHADGKVTLNGSRSRRGKVREAPGNKDWVTALKGCDDPLFIDFLKECLSWDPAARMTPGQALRHPWICKRAPKPPPLDRTTNRRVPSYTSSFQGTGSRLPSVVAGANKLRANLGSDSGSNIPLCSVLPKLVS